A region from the Rosa rugosa chromosome 6, drRosRugo1.1, whole genome shotgun sequence genome encodes:
- the LOC133718235 gene encoding B3 domain-containing transcription factor VRN1-like isoform X2, which produces MARRRDPSFFKILLGDHFSHKLIIPGTFLKHFDGNVPEQFRLQTPAKTWLVDVEKVDHKYYFQKGWNEFVCENGLKVKEILVFHYTGNSDFSVDIYGKNTIKKVFVKESHAFPRSKDVGIPTDIDYPMEEADEDDDPSVEILDDVAPYPTSRGEKYQISSPLPHIDYDLDIQDNDENKHGSYKNEEDENEEDVDNEDEDEHESEEEDGDESLSEEENETAEDVDFGDEDQNESEEENESEDEDHNDDGDGDDDGSIEILSEKPPCSKTRDAGGSSRTESFRKPEIPKKMNLAMAVGKHNALQRALDFKSNSVNPCLVLPMRASYARGSYLNFPFDFAKRYLRKQPSNVTFLADGVSWPVKFHYPQNQTRAMAGWSAFARVNKLKESDVCVFVLTDDIKFVFSVAIFRITGAANCTLPSPGRRQTATAQLKSKNNKRKPDRRSNRI; this is translated from the exons ATGGCAAGAAGAAGGGATCCTTCTTTCTTCAAGATTCTTCTGGGGGATCACTTCTCTCACAAGTTG ATAATTCCTGGAACTTTTCTCAAACATTTTGATGGGAATGTGCCTGAACAGTTTCGTCTTCAAACCCCAGCTAAAACTTGGCTTGTTGATGTGGAAAAGGTTGATCATAAGTACTATTTCCAAAAGGGTTGGAACGAATTTGTGTGTGAAAATGGCTTAAAGGTTAAGGAAATTCTAGTTTTTCATTATACTGGAAATTCAGACTTCTCTGTCGACATATATGGAAAAAATACTATCAAAAAGGTATTTGTAAAAGAAAGTCATGCCTTCCCGCGATCAAAAGATGTTGGCATCCCCACAGATATTGACTATCCTATGGAAGAagctgatgaagatgatgatccGTCTGTTGAAATATTGGATGATGTTGCACCATACCCAACAAGTAGAGGAGAGAAATATCAGATATCAAGTCCTCTGCCTCACATTGATTATGATCTTGACATTCAAGATAACGATGAGAATAAGCATGGAAGTTAtaaaaatgaagaagatgaaaatgaggaagatgttgataatgaagatgaggatgaacATGAaagtgaggaagaagatggagatgaaAGTCTgagtgaagaagaaaatgaaactgCGGAAGATGTTGATTTTGGAGATGAGGATCAAAATGAaagtgaagaagaaaatgaaagtgAAGATGAGGATCACAATGATGATGGTGACGGTGACGATGACGGCTCTATTGAAATCTTGAGCGAAAAACCACCATGCTCGAAAACAAGAG ATGCAGGTGGCTCTTCCAGAACTGAAAGTTTCCGAAAACCTGAGATACCTAAGAAGATGAATCTAGCTATGGCAGTTGGAAAGCATAATGCTCTTCAGAGAGCTCTTGATTTTAAATCTAACTCTGTAAATCCTTGTCTTGTGCTTCCCATGCGTGCCTCTTATGCCCGTGGAAGTTACTTG aATTTTCCATTTGACTTTGCCAAGAGATATCTTAGGAAGCAGCCTAGTAACGTCACTTTTCTGGCCGATGGTGTATCTTGGCCTGTCAAGTTCCATTATCCCCAAAACCAAACCAGAGCAATGGCTGGCTGGTCTGCATTTGCGCGAGTCAATAAATTGAAGGAGAGTGATGTGTGTGTCTTTGTGTTGACTGACGACATCAAATTTGTATTTAGTGTCGCGATTTTCCGCATTACAGGTGCTGCAAATTGCACCTTACCATCACCAG GACGAAGGCAAACTGCCACAGCTCAATTGAAATCGAAAAACAACAAGAGAAAGCCGGATAGAAGAAGTAACAGAATCTGA
- the LOC133718235 gene encoding B3 domain-containing transcription factor VRN1-like isoform X1 produces the protein MARRRDPSFFKILLGDHFSHKLIIPGTFLKHFDGNVPEQFRLQTPAKTWLVDVEKVDHKYYFQKGWNEFVCENGLKVKEILVFHYTGNSDFSVDIYGKNTIKKVFVKESHAFPRSKDVGIPTDIDYPMEEADEDDDPSVEILDDVAPYPTSRGEKYQISSPLPHIDYDLDIQDNDENKHGSYKNEEDENEEDVDNEDEDEHESEEEDGDESLSEEENETAEDVDFGDEDQNESEEENESEDEDHNDDGDGDDDGSIEILSEKPPCSKTRGKSPLELQLRKSKRTCSNTKAQSNIKDAGGSSRTESFRKPEIPKKMNLAMAVGKHNALQRALDFKSNSVNPCLVLPMRASYARGSYLNFPFDFAKRYLRKQPSNVTFLADGVSWPVKFHYPQNQTRAMAGWSAFARVNKLKESDVCVFVLTDDIKFVFSVAIFRITGAANCTLPSPGRRQTATAQLKSKNNKRKPDRRSNRI, from the exons ATGGCAAGAAGAAGGGATCCTTCTTTCTTCAAGATTCTTCTGGGGGATCACTTCTCTCACAAGTTG ATAATTCCTGGAACTTTTCTCAAACATTTTGATGGGAATGTGCCTGAACAGTTTCGTCTTCAAACCCCAGCTAAAACTTGGCTTGTTGATGTGGAAAAGGTTGATCATAAGTACTATTTCCAAAAGGGTTGGAACGAATTTGTGTGTGAAAATGGCTTAAAGGTTAAGGAAATTCTAGTTTTTCATTATACTGGAAATTCAGACTTCTCTGTCGACATATATGGAAAAAATACTATCAAAAAGGTATTTGTAAAAGAAAGTCATGCCTTCCCGCGATCAAAAGATGTTGGCATCCCCACAGATATTGACTATCCTATGGAAGAagctgatgaagatgatgatccGTCTGTTGAAATATTGGATGATGTTGCACCATACCCAACAAGTAGAGGAGAGAAATATCAGATATCAAGTCCTCTGCCTCACATTGATTATGATCTTGACATTCAAGATAACGATGAGAATAAGCATGGAAGTTAtaaaaatgaagaagatgaaaatgaggaagatgttgataatgaagatgaggatgaacATGAaagtgaggaagaagatggagatgaaAGTCTgagtgaagaagaaaatgaaactgCGGAAGATGTTGATTTTGGAGATGAGGATCAAAATGAaagtgaagaagaaaatgaaagtgAAGATGAGGATCACAATGATGATGGTGACGGTGACGATGACGGCTCTATTGAAATCTTGAGCGAAAAACCACCATGCTCGAAAACAAGAGGTAAATCTCCATTAGAATTGCAGCTCCGCAAGAGCAAGAGAACATGTTCTAATACTAAAGCTCAAAGCAATATTAAAGATGCAGGTGGCTCTTCCAGAACTGAAAGTTTCCGAAAACCTGAGATACCTAAGAAGATGAATCTAGCTATGGCAGTTGGAAAGCATAATGCTCTTCAGAGAGCTCTTGATTTTAAATCTAACTCTGTAAATCCTTGTCTTGTGCTTCCCATGCGTGCCTCTTATGCCCGTGGAAGTTACTTG aATTTTCCATTTGACTTTGCCAAGAGATATCTTAGGAAGCAGCCTAGTAACGTCACTTTTCTGGCCGATGGTGTATCTTGGCCTGTCAAGTTCCATTATCCCCAAAACCAAACCAGAGCAATGGCTGGCTGGTCTGCATTTGCGCGAGTCAATAAATTGAAGGAGAGTGATGTGTGTGTCTTTGTGTTGACTGACGACATCAAATTTGTATTTAGTGTCGCGATTTTCCGCATTACAGGTGCTGCAAATTGCACCTTACCATCACCAG GACGAAGGCAAACTGCCACAGCTCAATTGAAATCGAAAAACAACAAGAGAAAGCCGGATAGAAGAAGTAACAGAATCTGA
- the LOC133718235 gene encoding B3 domain-containing transcription factor VRN1-like isoform X3, protein MARRRDPSFFKILLGDHFSHKLIIPGTFLKHFDGNVPEQFRLQTPAKTWLVDVEKVDHKYYFQKGWNEFVCENGLKVKEILVFHYTGNSDFSVDIYGKNTIKKVFVKESHAFPRSKDVGIPTDIDYPMEEADEDDDPSVEILDDVAPYPTSRGEKYQISSPLPHIDYDLDIQDNDENKHGSYKNEEDENEEDVDNEDEDEHESEEEDGDESLSEEENETAEDVDFGDEDQNESEEENESEDEDHNDDGDGDDDGSIEILSEKPPCSKTRGGSSRTESFRKPEIPKKMNLAMAVGKHNALQRALDFKSNSVNPCLVLPMRASYARGSYLNFPFDFAKRYLRKQPSNVTFLADGVSWPVKFHYPQNQTRAMAGWSAFARVNKLKESDVCVFVLTDDIKFVFSVAIFRITGAANCTLPSPGRRQTATAQLKSKNNKRKPDRRSNRI, encoded by the exons ATGGCAAGAAGAAGGGATCCTTCTTTCTTCAAGATTCTTCTGGGGGATCACTTCTCTCACAAGTTG ATAATTCCTGGAACTTTTCTCAAACATTTTGATGGGAATGTGCCTGAACAGTTTCGTCTTCAAACCCCAGCTAAAACTTGGCTTGTTGATGTGGAAAAGGTTGATCATAAGTACTATTTCCAAAAGGGTTGGAACGAATTTGTGTGTGAAAATGGCTTAAAGGTTAAGGAAATTCTAGTTTTTCATTATACTGGAAATTCAGACTTCTCTGTCGACATATATGGAAAAAATACTATCAAAAAGGTATTTGTAAAAGAAAGTCATGCCTTCCCGCGATCAAAAGATGTTGGCATCCCCACAGATATTGACTATCCTATGGAAGAagctgatgaagatgatgatccGTCTGTTGAAATATTGGATGATGTTGCACCATACCCAACAAGTAGAGGAGAGAAATATCAGATATCAAGTCCTCTGCCTCACATTGATTATGATCTTGACATTCAAGATAACGATGAGAATAAGCATGGAAGTTAtaaaaatgaagaagatgaaaatgaggaagatgttgataatgaagatgaggatgaacATGAaagtgaggaagaagatggagatgaaAGTCTgagtgaagaagaaaatgaaactgCGGAAGATGTTGATTTTGGAGATGAGGATCAAAATGAaagtgaagaagaaaatgaaagtgAAGATGAGGATCACAATGATGATGGTGACGGTGACGATGACGGCTCTATTGAAATCTTGAGCGAAAAACCACCATGCTCGAAAACAAGAG GTGGCTCTTCCAGAACTGAAAGTTTCCGAAAACCTGAGATACCTAAGAAGATGAATCTAGCTATGGCAGTTGGAAAGCATAATGCTCTTCAGAGAGCTCTTGATTTTAAATCTAACTCTGTAAATCCTTGTCTTGTGCTTCCCATGCGTGCCTCTTATGCCCGTGGAAGTTACTTG aATTTTCCATTTGACTTTGCCAAGAGATATCTTAGGAAGCAGCCTAGTAACGTCACTTTTCTGGCCGATGGTGTATCTTGGCCTGTCAAGTTCCATTATCCCCAAAACCAAACCAGAGCAATGGCTGGCTGGTCTGCATTTGCGCGAGTCAATAAATTGAAGGAGAGTGATGTGTGTGTCTTTGTGTTGACTGACGACATCAAATTTGTATTTAGTGTCGCGATTTTCCGCATTACAGGTGCTGCAAATTGCACCTTACCATCACCAG GACGAAGGCAAACTGCCACAGCTCAATTGAAATCGAAAAACAACAAGAGAAAGCCGGATAGAAGAAGTAACAGAATCTGA